Proteins found in one Quercus robur chromosome 2, dhQueRobu3.1, whole genome shotgun sequence genomic segment:
- the LOC126703366 gene encoding paired amphipathic helix protein Sin3-like 4, with translation MVALQSVFLSGDLSDVSGAIAKVKELFEGHNKLISGFNIFLPKGSELALEHDEAAPQTKKIDFEEAINVVTKIKKHYHQNDRHYKAFVDILKMYRKEHKDKTKVYNEVITMVDMLWLCLFNALVLLESLLFKNGKSQVPASGGRGGSDLGCTAGKLTTNDSSSYLKEVKETFQDQREKYDMFLEVLKDLKAQRTDTVGASARVKELFEGHNNLISGFNVFLQKGYEITLEDDEAAPQREKVEFGRAIDFVNKIMIPFQNDLRVYEAFLDIMNTYRKEHNDINKVYNEISTLFDGHPDLVEEFTTFLPEEASVSAKNPGL, from the exons ATGGTAGCTCTTCAGTCTGTTTTTTTGAGTGGAGACTT AAGTGATGTGTCTGGAGCCATTGCCAAAGTGAAGGAATTATTCGAAGGGCATAATAAATTGATTTCTGGGTTTAACATCTTCTTGCCAAAGGGGTCTGAATTAGCCCTTGAGCATGATGAGGCTGCTCCACAAACTAAGAAGATTGATTTTGAAGAAGCTATCAACGTTGTGACCAAAATAAAG AAACACTATCATCAAAACGATAGACATTATAAAGCATTCGTAgacattttaaaaatgtacaGGAAGGAGCACaaggacaaaaccaaggtctacAATGAGGTAATAACTATGGTAGATATGTTATGGCTCTGTTTGTTCAATGCTCTTGTTTTATTGGAAAGTTTGTTATTCAA AAATGGGAAATCCCAAGTCCCAGCAAGTGGAGGCAGAGGAGGTAGTGATCTTGGTTGTACCGCCGGGAAATTAACAACAAATGATTCCTCAAGCTATCTCAAGGAAGTGAAGGAAACATTTCAAGATCAAAGAGAGAAATATGACATGTTCCTTGAGGTCTTAAAAGATTTGAAGGCTCAAAG AACTGATACTGTTGGTGCTAGTGCCAGAGTGAAGGAATTATTTGAAGGCCATAATAACTTGATTTCTGGGTTCAACGTCTTCCTGCAAAAGGGCTATGAAATAACCCTTGAGGATGATGAGGCTGCTCCACAAAGGGAGAAGGTTGAATTTGGAAGAGCTATCGACTTTGTGAACAAGATAATG ATCCCCTTTCAAAATGATCTACGTGTTTATGAAGCATTCTTAGACATTATGAATACGTACAGGAAGGAGCACAATGACATAAATAAGGTCTACAATGAG ATTTCCACTCTTTTTGATGGTCATCCAGATTTGGTTGAGGAGTTCACAACATTTCTTCCAGAAGAAGCATCTGTTTCAGCAAAGAATCCTGGTTTGTGA